A region of Penaeus chinensis breed Huanghai No. 1 chromosome 38, ASM1920278v2, whole genome shotgun sequence DNA encodes the following proteins:
- the LOC125046064 gene encoding probable G-protein coupled receptor Mth-like 1 isoform X2, with protein MPLGMGLWCAVAFAWALAASAAGEDPLPVYTEALRLPRCCAHGQALATDGSCVRHRRAAFTPQVVIEKTLVEAVNVVKEPPTAVVCAAQGGSEIVVPVVRGEMVILADPKFPAIVYWKPLGGQEPVPIKEFCVAVRAQEGTQEDQYLIKFCQQSPVALQTVCQSTYCFRKCCPEGKKISGTGCVDSSDPWQAVFSSKDDPTVTVPPHADLDVAYGMPKCGNFLVYEDFSLGPKGDLHMPGGESLPHTHYCVERIDEGEGPAKDVALVCAPEAVTCDWNGNILQPVLLSVSCVFLCVTAIIYLSVPGLRNSLNGRCLVCFVVSMFLTFLTLLVISRHRDGFGSFQCAFSALFCLTFVLATFFWLNIIYFRIWSELRSPSQDKPTTRSFLALCAYGFGGPLLVAMVGLGMDLAEADGIRPNFVLPFCWFNDYKSRWVYQYGIILALLIVNLILLVWSAILSAKRMKTWLTHRALDKIHGIPHFFWLFLIVGVAWILEIITWLVPGHCKIWMIVFDSVNALQGVFVFLASVVFRKDLKLQGWRWTRVPTDDQGPSSGRYAPSNVELEQPATRSAE; from the exons ATGCCTCTTGGCATGGGTTTGTGGTGCGCCGTGGCGTTCGCGTGGGCGCTGGCTGCGTCGGCTGCGGGCGAAGATCCTTTGCCCGTCTACACGGAGGCACTGCGTCTGCCGCGGTGCTGCGCCCACGGACAGGCGCTTGCGACGGACGGGTCCTGCGTCCGCCACCGCCGTGCTGCTTTCACTCCGCAGGTCGTCATCGAAAAGACCCTGGTGGAGGCGGTCAACGTGGTCAAGGAGCCGCCGACGGCTGTGGTATGCGCCGCGCAAGGAGGCAGCGAGATAGTCGTGCCCGTCGTTCGCGGGGAAATGGTCATCCTCGCCGACCCCAAGTTTCCCGCGATCGTGTACTGGAAGCCTCTCGGCGGCCAAGAGCCCGTCCCCATCAAGGAGTTCTGCGTTGCCGTGCGGGCGCAGGAGGGGACGCAGGAGGACCAGTATCTCATCAAATTCTGCCAACAGAGCCCGGTTGCTCTTCAAACTGTATGTCAGAGTACCTACTGCTTCAGGAAGTGCTGcccagagggaaagaaaatcagTGGCACTGGATGCGTCGACAGTAGCGACCCCTGGCAGGCTGTGTTCTCTTCGAAGGACGACCCCACGGTGACCGTCCCTCCCCATGCAGACCTGGACGTGGCTTACGGAATGCCCAAGTGCGGGAACTTTCTGGTCTACGAAGACTTCAGCCTCGGTCCCAAGGGTGACCTGCACATGCCCGGCGGCGAGTCCTTGCCCCACACCCACTACTGCGTCGAAAGGATAGACGAGGGGGAAGGCCCGGCGAAGGATGTTGCGCTTGTCTGCGCCCCCGAAGCTGTAACGTGCGACTGGAACGGTAACATCCTACAGCCAGTGCTGCTGAGTGTGTCCTGCGTCTTCCTCTGCGTCACGGCCATCATCTACCTGTCGGTCCCAGGCCTCAGGAACTCGCTCAACGGCCGCTGCCTCGTCTGCTTCGTTGTGTCCATGTTCCTCACGTTCCTCACCCTCCTCGTCATCAGCCGCCACCGAGACGGCTTCGGCAGCTTCCAGTGCGCGTTCTCAG cCCTATTTTGCCTGACGTTCGTCCTGGCGACGTTCTTCTGGCTGAATATCATATACTTCCGCATCTGGTCCGAACTCAG GTCCCCCAGCCAAGACAAGCCTACGACCCGCTCGTTCCTCGCTCTCTGCGCCTACGGCTTCGGCGGCCCTCTGCTGGTGGCGATGGTGGGTCTTGGGATGGACCTCGCCGAAGCGGATGGCATCAGGCCGAATTTCGTCCTCCCCTTCTGCTGGTTCAACG ATTACAAGTCTCGCTGGGTTTACCAATACGGCATTATCCTGGCACTCCTCATTGTGAACCTGATACTCCTAGTGTGGTCTGCTATCCTCTCGGCAAAGAGGATGAAGACGTGGCTGACTCACCGAGCATTAGACAAGATTCATGG aattCCCCACTTCTTCTGGCTCTTCCTCATCGTGGGAGTCGCTTGGATACTTGAAATCATTACATGGCTGGTACCAGGCCATTGCAAGATCTG GATGATTGTGTTCGATTCCGTCAACGCCCTACAGGGAGTCTTCGTCTTCCTGGCTTCCGTTGTTTTCAGGAAGGACTTAAAG TTACAAGGCTGGCGATGGACCCGAGTGCCTACGGACGACCAAGGACCTTCCAGCGGACGGTATGCGCCAAGCAACGTGGAACTCGAGCAGCCGGCGACTCGAAGTGCCGAGTGA
- the LOC125045997 gene encoding probable glutamate receptor, which yields MQFLNCGRLLLMLPPFLILSLDMKSLASRNIVPSMGTPDFHLESLRGIVEGPLAGWNAVFYLDPSLEAHVWEYVRGLLVGRNASHVLVDLGSDGALWSEEQPLELLRGAFMVHVVVFQNDPRPFFEAVSLQWNPQYLLFFSVSNETKSNLLLEDTFKGIERLLLVEKTYLASSTSKLAPGMFTSFPFEERKIKPIGSWSNRKFVSREDLFVDRFESFRGYEFQLGTWLDDYPYLYQSKTKPEGYGDGLEVEMLDAMANVLDYKYNLTKESPDMMWGAFENGSWNGMLGMVHRKEKNFTVNYFVITGERIDAFDATVSYWMEGFGISLMSPPPLPKWRGAYYPFTSYMWFYLAVTFVIVLIIMSIQVHGQRVTDWIQVCEYMTKYRFTHTHTHDILQPEPFLRDVGSTWPYLLRAMFNNSIPRLPKAQWQRLFVGSWWLYCFIVTTAYTANLIAFLTIPVFPARIQTVQQLAESDYRYDPEAVCLETGLAVISGYTFALNNRKYCYRPWVFMFDYGEFVPGALKTSKDPYYRALGDKLDLFQNYNNSVFPMLDGTYAYIESFSYNRILVYVEYEVENSYMLREQLYPGHLCWYFQKNTAWKYKFDHGIRRLVESGLIAHWIKVKTEDFLGRDFDRKQKLRAKEREKEALSLDHLQGVFFILAVSWAAGLLVFAGEVLRHRFELD from the exons ATGCAGTTCCTTAACTGCGGgcgattattgttaatgttgccgCCTTTCCTCATCCTGTCGCTCGACATGAAATCCTTGGCGTCGAGGAATATCGTCCCGAGCATGGGCACGCCGGACTTCCACCTAGAGTCTCTAAGGGGCATCGTGGAAGGTCCTCTGGCAGGGTGGAATGCGGTGTTCTACCTCGACCCCAGTCTGGAGGCGCACGTCTGGGAATACGTCCGAGGTCTTCTCGTCGGCCGGAACGCATCCCACGTCTTGGTCGACCTTGGGTCGGACGGCGCTCTGTGGTCGGAGGAGCAGCCGCTGGAACTGCTCCGGGGGGCCTTCATGGTCCACGTGGTCGTGTTCCAAAACGACCCAAGGCCTTTCTTTGAAGCGGTCTCCCTCCAGTGGAATCCTCAGTACCTACTCTTCTTCAGCGTGTCGAACGAGACCAAGAGTAACTTGCTTCTGGAAGATACCTTCAAGGGTATCGAGAGATTACTGCTTGTTGAGAAAACTTACCTGGCAAGCTCTACAAGTAAACTCGCACCAGGAATGTTTACCTCGTTTCCGTtcgaagagagaaagatcaagccCATTGGCAGCTGGAGCAACAGAAAGTTTGTCTCAAGGGAAGACCTCTTTGTCGACCGCTTCGAGTCGTTCAGAGGTTACGAGTTCCAGCTTGGAACTTGGTTGGACGACTACCCGTACCTCTATCAGTCGAAGACGAAACCAGAGGGCTACGGCGATGGCTTAGAGGTTGAGATGCTCGACGCCATGGCCAATGTCCTCGACTACAAGTACAACTTAACGAAGGAATCACCTGACATGATGTGGGGTGCCTTCGAGAATGGATCATGGAACGGGATGCTGGGGATGGTGCACCGCAAGGAGAAGAACTTCACCGTCAACTACTTCGTCATCACAGGCGAGAGAATCGACGCCTTCGACGCCACCGTCTCCTACTGGATGGAGGGATTCGGGATATCTTTGATGTCCCCGCCGCCGCTTCCGAAGTGGAGGGGAGCTTACTATCCTTTCACGTCCTACATGTGGTTCTACCTTGCCGTCACCTTCGTCATCGTCTTGATTATCATGTCAATACAGGTACACGGACAGCGTGTAACAGATTGGATTCAGGTTTGCGAATACATGACCAagtatagatttacacacacgcacacacac GATATTCTGCAGCCCGAGCCCTTCCTGAGAGACGTGGGCTCCACGTGGCCCTACCTCCTGCGGGCGATGTTCAACAACAGCATCCCGCGCCTGCCGAAGGCCCAGTGGCAGCGGCTGTTCGTGGGGTCTTGGTGGCTGTACTGCTTCATCGTGACCACCGCCTACACGGCCAACCTCATCGCCTTCCTCACCATCCCGGTCTTCCCCGCGCGCATCCAGACCGTCCAGCAGCTCGCGGAGAGCGATTACAGGTACGACCCGGAAGCAGTGTGCCTGGAGACAGGGTTGGCAGTAATCAGCGGTTATACCTTTGCCTTAAATAACAGGAAATATTGCTACAGACCGTG GGTCTTCATGTTCGATTACGGGGAGTTCGTGCCAGGAGCCCTGAAGACGTCTAAGGACCCTTACTACAGGGCCCTCGGGGATAAGTTGGACCTCTTCCAGAACTACAATAACTCCGTATTCCCCATGCTGGACGGGACGTATGCTTACATCGAGAGCTTCTCCTATAACCGTATTCTTGTTTACGTGGAGTATGAG GTGGAGAACTCGTACATGTTGAGGGAACAGCTGTACCCGGGCCACCTGTGCTGGTACTTCCAAAAGAACACGGCCTGGAAGTACAAGTTCGACCATGGGATACGACGTCTTGTGGAATCCGGTCTGATCGCTCACTGGATCAAG GTCAAAACCGAAGACTTCCTGGGCCGGGACTTCGACAGAAAGCAGAAGCTGCGGgccaaggagagggaaaaggaagcccTGAGCCTCGACCACCTGCAGGGCGTGTTCTTCATCCTCGCCGTAAGCTGGGCAGCGGGCCTCCTCGTGTTCGCCGGCGAGGTCCTGCGACACCGGTTTGAGCTCGACTAA
- the LOC125046064 gene encoding probable G-protein coupled receptor Mth-like 1 isoform X1, which produces MPLGMGLWCAVAFAWALAASAAGEDPLPVYTEALRLPRCCAHGQALATDGSCVRHRRAAFTPQVVIEKTLVEAVNVVKEPPTAVVCAAQGGSEIVVPVVRGEMVILADPKFPAIVYWKPLGGQEPVPIKEFCVAVRAQEGTQEDQYLIKFCQQSPVALQTVCQSTYCFRKCCPEGKKISGTGCVDSSDPWQAVFSSKDDPTVTVPPHADLDVAYGMPKCGNFLVYEDFSLGPKGDLHMPGGESLPHTHYCVERIDEGEGPAKDVALVCAPEAVTCDWNGNILQPVLLSVSCVFLCVTAIIYLSVPGLRNSLNGRCLVCFVVSMFLTFLTLLVISRHRDGFGSFQCAFSALFCLTFVLATFFWLNIIYFRIWSELRSPSQDKPTTRSFLALCAYGFGGPLLVAMVGLGMDLAEADGIRPNFVLPFCWFNATDYKSRWVYQYGIILALLIVNLILLVWSAILSAKRMKTWLTHRALDKIHGIPHFFWLFLIVGVAWILEIITWLVPGHCKIWMIVFDSVNALQGVFVFLASVVFRKDLKLQGWRWTRVPTDDQGPSSGRYAPSNVELEQPATRSAE; this is translated from the exons ATGCCTCTTGGCATGGGTTTGTGGTGCGCCGTGGCGTTCGCGTGGGCGCTGGCTGCGTCGGCTGCGGGCGAAGATCCTTTGCCCGTCTACACGGAGGCACTGCGTCTGCCGCGGTGCTGCGCCCACGGACAGGCGCTTGCGACGGACGGGTCCTGCGTCCGCCACCGCCGTGCTGCTTTCACTCCGCAGGTCGTCATCGAAAAGACCCTGGTGGAGGCGGTCAACGTGGTCAAGGAGCCGCCGACGGCTGTGGTATGCGCCGCGCAAGGAGGCAGCGAGATAGTCGTGCCCGTCGTTCGCGGGGAAATGGTCATCCTCGCCGACCCCAAGTTTCCCGCGATCGTGTACTGGAAGCCTCTCGGCGGCCAAGAGCCCGTCCCCATCAAGGAGTTCTGCGTTGCCGTGCGGGCGCAGGAGGGGACGCAGGAGGACCAGTATCTCATCAAATTCTGCCAACAGAGCCCGGTTGCTCTTCAAACTGTATGTCAGAGTACCTACTGCTTCAGGAAGTGCTGcccagagggaaagaaaatcagTGGCACTGGATGCGTCGACAGTAGCGACCCCTGGCAGGCTGTGTTCTCTTCGAAGGACGACCCCACGGTGACCGTCCCTCCCCATGCAGACCTGGACGTGGCTTACGGAATGCCCAAGTGCGGGAACTTTCTGGTCTACGAAGACTTCAGCCTCGGTCCCAAGGGTGACCTGCACATGCCCGGCGGCGAGTCCTTGCCCCACACCCACTACTGCGTCGAAAGGATAGACGAGGGGGAAGGCCCGGCGAAGGATGTTGCGCTTGTCTGCGCCCCCGAAGCTGTAACGTGCGACTGGAACGGTAACATCCTACAGCCAGTGCTGCTGAGTGTGTCCTGCGTCTTCCTCTGCGTCACGGCCATCATCTACCTGTCGGTCCCAGGCCTCAGGAACTCGCTCAACGGCCGCTGCCTCGTCTGCTTCGTTGTGTCCATGTTCCTCACGTTCCTCACCCTCCTCGTCATCAGCCGCCACCGAGACGGCTTCGGCAGCTTCCAGTGCGCGTTCTCAG cCCTATTTTGCCTGACGTTCGTCCTGGCGACGTTCTTCTGGCTGAATATCATATACTTCCGCATCTGGTCCGAACTCAG GTCCCCCAGCCAAGACAAGCCTACGACCCGCTCGTTCCTCGCTCTCTGCGCCTACGGCTTCGGCGGCCCTCTGCTGGTGGCGATGGTGGGTCTTGGGATGGACCTCGCCGAAGCGGATGGCATCAGGCCGAATTTCGTCCTCCCCTTCTGCTGGTTCAACG CTACAGATTACAAGTCTCGCTGGGTTTACCAATACGGCATTATCCTGGCACTCCTCATTGTGAACCTGATACTCCTAGTGTGGTCTGCTATCCTCTCGGCAAAGAGGATGAAGACGTGGCTGACTCACCGAGCATTAGACAAGATTCATGG aattCCCCACTTCTTCTGGCTCTTCCTCATCGTGGGAGTCGCTTGGATACTTGAAATCATTACATGGCTGGTACCAGGCCATTGCAAGATCTG GATGATTGTGTTCGATTCCGTCAACGCCCTACAGGGAGTCTTCGTCTTCCTGGCTTCCGTTGTTTTCAGGAAGGACTTAAAG TTACAAGGCTGGCGATGGACCCGAGTGCCTACGGACGACCAAGGACCTTCCAGCGGACGGTATGCGCCAAGCAACGTGGAACTCGAGCAGCCGGCGACTCGAAGTGCCGAGTGA